Genomic DNA from Hordeum vulgare subsp. vulgare chromosome 2H, MorexV3_pseudomolecules_assembly, whole genome shotgun sequence:
CCAAGATTATAGAATAGGATGACAATACATGTGCAATACATAATAGAtaaagtatgaaactactttgcatGATAGATCAAATGATATAAATTTCGTATTGTGAATAttgaaatatttttctaaaaactcTGACAACATGCACTCATTTAACttttgaaaaaataaatacgCCCTATATAaaagaacaaaataaaaaagTAAGCATATCTTAAATAAAAAATTGTACGACCTGGTAAACTTAGTAGTGACACTACAGAAAAATACTTGTAAGCCAAGTATCATAATACTCGATGAAGGCCCTTTTAACCTCGGCTTACACTGTTCGGCTTAGATCATACCGGTAACTAAGTGTAAGCCGAGAGCTTTTCGCGGGCACTCGGCTTAGGGCACGTACAATGATGCTATCTTAGGAGTGCCACataggataaatgatgaggtgAAGGAGAAAGAAATCGAAAAAAGGCTTTGccttctcttatttaagagaagacaagaggtgatctcttagcacaatatgtctcaccatgtttttaaaattagctaattatctatacctaataataaagcggctattgcttccgtcggaaaacccatcgcgatatttttgtaaaaaagcccctgtaaatTTTGTTatccaacccgcgctccatcatttatctgcaacgcaaaaggaaaaaaggattcgctgcaaaaattatacctgatcgcatcgcctcctcccgtcgaccctgggccaccctggcctgtgcccaggccgccgccacaccactcgccgccgcggtcgaccccaaccgccaccgctgccgatctcaacccacccgcctccgtggccgtacctctccccgctcattgcccccgttgcggcgctcgagcgcatcgcgtcgaccctggtccatcctggcatgtgcccaggccgctgccacaccactcgccgccgcgaccgacctcaaccaccactattgtcgatctcaacccacccacctccgcggtcgtacctctgcccgcttgctgcccccgtttcggcgctcgagcacaacttctggatcaaatcaacgtgaCAGCTAcaatgactggggatgatgcgtctgcaagATGCAGAAAagtggcggcgcgcggataaggcgcggcggagcgaagtacttgcaggtggaggcgggcctaaatggctcacacggggaacttcgaggttatggcgcggcaacggcgactccttatggccagatagaggcgcctaacccttgctcccctcatcgtatcccctccttcggcaggaactcatcatctggtgagatcccctccccatgcctccaaccgtgtggcaAGCAacgacaagaaattttgttttgtggggatttgtttgctgatgaatgaatgtattgaatgtaagattgtgttgtttgtagagagagagaatggaacaccatctttagtttgtcatctgatcccacattctctaccccatgagtgaaataagataacagtccattgatcaattcacgtagcctctttgttttgctttgtttgtcccgctcaatttctcatcatggtggaattaacaatgaacgggttgatttctcaacaaaataggataggactcgctacattagttagttagcttattattttaataaatcaaaatgattataaaaagattaaaagcgtgtggtatttttttctcccgttgcaacgcacaggcccttttgctagtataagATAAGGCTAAGAGACGATCCATTGTATACTCTCTTTTTTGCTATCTCTAAATTATATGCAAGATTTAAGATAAGATTATCTTATCAACCATTATATATATGCCCTTATCAATAAGTTAAGCTCAAAATCACATGACGGCTGCCCGACGAAAACGGAGGTGCCATGTGGCCCTCTGCAAGCCAAGGCCCCCAATCGGCTTCATTTGGTACTAGGCGCAGACCCAGAGGTTTATAAGTTGAGTACCATTGAATTTACGCCTGGGCTTACATCCACATAccgtcaacttataatttttctgTAGTGTAATACTCCTTCGTCTCCAAAATTTGTCCTGCATGTATCTAAAAACTAGAACGTaattagatacattcatatctaaataaATCTAAGATAAAAATTTCGAAACGGAGGGAATAACTATATTCAACCTTGAGAGTTTTTTTTAACCTTGGGACATGGAAATTGCCTACGCAACATGGTAAGATTTAACTTTGGTGTGCAACTGTGCATACATGCAGTGATTGTGAATGGGTTCGTGTGCAAGAACATGAAGATGGTGACGGCGAACGACTTCTTCTTGCCCGGGCTTAACAAACCGGGGATGCTGAACGCTCAGGGCTCGGCGGTTACGCCGGTGACAGTGCGGCAGCTGCGGGGGCTGAACACGCTGGGCATCTCGATGGCGCGCATCGACTTCGGGCCCAACGGCGGGCAGAACCCGCCGCACACGCACCCCCGCGGCTCCGAGATCCTCACCGTGATCATGGGGCAGCTGCTGGTGGGGTTCGTCACCTCCAACCAGCCGGACGGGAAGAACCTGCTCTTCACCAAGCAGCTGGTGGAGGGCGACGTGTTCGTGTTCCCGCAGGGGCTCATTCATTTCCAGGTGAACAACGGTAAGGTGCCTGCCGTGGCCATCGCCGCGCTCAGCAGCCAGGACGCCGGCGTGATCACCATCGCCAATGCTGTCTTTGGGTCCACGCCACCCATCAGCGACCTCATCCTCGCCAAGGCCTTCATGACCGAGAAGGACACCGTCGACTGGATCCAGGCCAAATTTGCGCCGGCCATGAGCGGCAACAGCAGCATGGGAGGAGGCGGCTACGACATGCCACCCGGCGGCGAGGGTGAAGGCGGCAACAGCACCGGCGGCGGTGGCGGGTACTACCCTGGCATGCGCAAGCGGAAGCCCTAAGCACGGACAAAACGGCCGGCTATCCACGCGCCTATCATAATACGGAGTACTAAGTATAAGTAAACAAAACATGCATCAAGCCAAGTACTTACTACTGGCTTAGTTTACGATGTGTACCACCAGCAAGTGTGTTTGTGGATCGAGGAGGAGTACGTGCGTACGTGCTAGCTCCCGGCCGGTCCTGTAGAATAAACGGTGTGGCCAAAGTGCATATCAATGTACTAGCTAAATGCTGCTAAACTTcaatatgaaataataaaatccTGTTTACTCTAGCCAACTTATGTTTTAATCTTTTATTTTCCGGCTCCTGTCCCACCCCCTTATGCGCACCATGGCGTCGACTACCAGGCAGCCATGATCATCAAACAAAAttaaaggatatatatatataggatgcATATATCTTGGATAAGTTGTGCAATGATAACAGATAACCAATAGTACGGCAGCAAAACAGACCTCGACAACAAAAGGTTTAGTATCAACCAGACATCTAGTGATCTTCTTCCCTCATGGTTTGTGCTGGTGATGGGAGTAGATTTGCTTCGGCGATAGTCGATGATGGACGAGACGTCGTTGAAGATGGGCGGGTGTGGCTGGAGGCCGGCCATCTTCCGACGAAGGTAGTGGACAATGAGCTCCACATCCGTCGGGGCAAAGTGGTAGCCCGGAGGCAGGTTCAGCACCGACCGTTGCTTgtcttctatgctttgctttattATTACACGGCCGTTTGCACGCACCCGGCCCACCTCCATCGACGGCGAGCCGCGGTTTTAGGTCGAGAGATGCAAAGTCACATCAGAGAGGATTCCGTACCTAGGAAGTAATTGGACAATGCTTTATGTACCGCTCGGCCCGCCTGCAAAGCCCACGCCCGTAGACTCCTCTGTTAGGGATTAGGTCGTGTTTAGAGGCCGAATACGGCCATCAAGATTTGCTGGTGGATCATTGTACGCGTTGTGTAAAATAAATAGTGGCCGAAGTGCATAAGTGTACTAGCTAAATGTTGTTCAATTCCTTCCACATTTTTTATCCATCTATACTATCACTATCATTAGtctctacctaataataaagcagatGGTGCTTCTAGTCATACGTCATGGTGTTTTTACAAAAACGTTCTGTCTTTTATAGTAATTAACTTGCAGTCCTTCTGTTAGTCAGATCGAAACGTTTTTTTTCGTTTTACGCAAAACCCCGTGTATTTTTTGGTAAACAACCCGCGGTCCAAATCACCCTCGCTGCGCTCCGCCCTGCTCCCCGCGTGCCGCCGGCCACCTGCTGCCTCCCACCTGCTGCCCCGACCACCTCCTGCGTTGCCCCGCGTGTCGCCGGGCACCTCTTGCCCTGACCCGCCCCACGACCTTGCGCTAGCCCGGTATCCGAGAACCTGCCGGATCTCGCTGGATCCGGTTGGAAGTAGTGCTCAGGGGGTGGATCTGGAAGGAAGGCGGCCGGAGCTTGGAGCACGACGGTTCTCGGACGCAACATGGCGACGGGTACCTGTGAGAGAGGAGAGATATATACGAGCAGGAGAGGAAAGGGAGCatgggaggaaggagatgggaTGTTGGATGGAGAGAGAATGGAGGTGTCCACCATTCTAGCGGACCTCACGTCAATTATGAGGGCCGGTAACCGCCGCTACCGCCGCCGCCAGCAACAGAAGCTGTAGCAGGCGCGACCGAGAAGCGTGGGCATCGCCAACCCGGAGACCCTACTCGCGTTCCCCGAGCATGACGAGGCGCCAGCGGCGGAGGACGAGGCCAGCGTGTAGTACAAGGTGAGCCGTCGGGACGCGATTTCAATTTCTTGCAGCTTGTTGATGTGCTCCTCCCCCATCTGCCTCCACTAAGTGGGCATTGGAGGTCTTCCTCTCCAGCTACCCTCCACCAGCACCATCGTTGCCATGTTCTTCTTTTGTAAGATGAGAGTGTTGTGCCGGAACTGTCCAATGTCGCCTCCAACTACTTCGTCGGAAGACCATCTGCAATCCTACGTTGCTCCACACACCGCCGGAAATCCGGGTGCCGATTCTCCATGAGGTATTGCATATTGAAGCCACAAGGAGAATTGGAATTATGCTATTTGTTTTTCTGGAAACGTGCAATTAATGAAGCAAACACAAACTTAACCTTAATTTGCTACTTCCTGATCTTTAATTAATTTTTCATTGATTGGTTCATTTGTTGTGTTTAGTTAGTCTATCCACAAGCTAGAGAGACTAAGAATAAAAAGAACAATGTCTAAGGTAACGATTCACTTTGTACAGGTTGCcacgatatcatatttggtttggTTACAACCACAAGTATTTCAAGGGTACAATCAAGTTGATAAGCACCAGCTTAAGTTCAGCAAAACATTTATGGTGTGATCTCAAATCTGCACACGATTTTCTGAAACCACATTACATAATATGAACTATGAAACTACACCCAGCCAATGTAGATTTCTTAATTCAGAGAAAACTAATTTCTCATTGATTGATTCATCATACTTACATGCCCTGTACTAAGAGACTAACATTGTTCTTCGATCTAACTGATTCACTTTAGTTACATTTTCCGGTAGCTTCAGCTTTGTACATCAGCATAAAAAGGTGTTTGCCGTTTAgacgaattaactgttggatactCCATAAAAGAGGTACGCCCATAAAAGAGGTACGCCCATCGCATGATTTGAAAGAATAAGGTGTATGCTATACTTGAACAGATTTTCTTTTGGGAGACCATTTAGCATGGTCTGCTCGTTAGCCTTCTCTCTTGAACTATATGCAGAAGTGAGATAGAATTTGCTGCTTTGTGCTCTCACGCACCTGATTTCGTGTCATGAACTCTAAAGTTGCATATATTTAGTACCTCTACACAAGCAGGCACAAACGTCCCttttgatttatttattttgaattaGGCCGCGTAAGTAGCAGGCAACAGTTACAATCGATGGTGATGCAGATTGAAGTACACACAAGATTGCACCTTTAGTAGCATGAGTATCAACTGTCAAGTATGTTTAATCTCATTTATTCATAAGCTTAATATGGTGTATGGTGATGCAAAGTTGAAGTACACTGGATGTCCACAATCACAAAAGTTTAATATCTTACAAAAACTGCAAATTTTATTTCAGATAATTGTTGGATTGATTTTCACAAAATTTGCCGCACACGCGGCCTAACTTTGATCTCGAGGCACGATTCTGCTGGTTGGACGAGCTACTAACAAAGACACACCTCTATTCTGAATTTTTACTGAATATTAGGTATTGTGCACATAGTCATAATTGTTCTATAACTTATCTATTGCATCCTAATATAAGCTGGCCTTTAATTCCACATTCCAGCACACATCACAATACCAATACCATTTTGCGCATGAAGCTATTTTCACCGCGTTCATGGAGTTCTCCTGTGCTCGCCTTGATTCCTTGGCCATTATTGTCTCCAGTTGCATGTTGATCTTTTCCAAGCAAAGCTATTTCATAATTTCTTTCAGAGGAGAGGCTATACTCATCAACTAGAAAATAAAATCAATATGTACTATAAGAGAAACTAAAATGACATTGGTTGGTCTCTTAAGATGAAAGTATGTATTACAGTCTGATCTATTTATGGAATAGTTATCCGAAGTAACAATTGCTAATTATTTACCTTCTAAACTAAGAGTAGCCAACTCATGACTACAACAAAATGTATTATTAGTTCACAAAATTACGCATTAAAAGAAAACAATGATGCCAGGTTCAAgagatttcttttcttttctctctttacaaCACACGAACAAATTTCCTATAATTATTAAAAGGTGCAGTTTGGGTCTTCAAGTACTAGTAAAAATCTCCATTTTGCTGCGTGTTAGTTGATCTTCGCGGACTGGTAAAAACATACAATCTATGCAGACTGACTTGCCGGGTTGGTGCTACATTTTGTCTAAAGATCGGATTTGACTTTATTTGCGTCCCTCATAAACTACTGATTGGCTACTTGGAcgtggaaaataaaagaaacaaacgTCATGATTAGACAATGCACCACTATTCCCTGTGATATCCAAAACATTTTTCAATTGTAATAGAAAGGTTAAAACTTTcaaaattctttaattattttaaaataaacaattttttttgtgaaagaTGTTAGGATGGCTTCTGTACCTCCATGTGTCATACATCGAAAAACGATAACATTATAAACTTATTATCGATATCTATCAAGATTGGAATAAGAAACGACGTGTATTGTAACACGGAGCGGGttttatgatatttttagtccgttgcaacgcatgggcattTGTACTAGAAAACTTGGATGGTGCAGCAGACGAAGTTGCACATCTCACTGGTAGAGGGGTACCAGATTGGGGTGGAGGTGCCATCAGTGAAAATTGCACTTCCACGGATAGTAGAGAAGTTACACATTGACTGTCAAATAGTTTCACATCGAATGCTAGGTAGTTGCATCAATGAGGACTAAATTGTATACAGAAAAGTTTATCAAAACATACTCATGCAAGATCTAGTTTGGAAGAGCAAAACGCCATGATTCCAACAATGAaagcggatcaactttgatgttcGATTCAAAAgttatattttttaaatgatacacAAACTAAATTTGTTCATACATGTTCGAATGTGTGACAACCGCTCACAAGTAGGGAAAAATTGCACATAGACAATAAGGTAGTTCCACATCCACTAAGCCAATTGCACCAAACGAGGACTAAATTGCATacataaaaaatcatcaaatcaTACTTATACGGGATCTAGTTTCCAATTGCCATTCACAAAGATTCTAATGGTGAAAATGGatcttcatgttgatatttgatTCATTAGttatatttttttgaaattcTAAAATCCAAATTATATGCGTTCACACATGTTCACATTGTTACTTTTGCAATCATTCTTTTTTTTTCATATGACACTTTTTCCTAATATTAGAATTTTCCTAATATGAATCAAGGGGACAAACTATTTAGTCAATTTTGTTCCCATTGTCTATCATCTTAACCTCGTAGGCTACCCTGAGCCATTTTTGCTTACTCTCCGCTTTTGTGTGTTTTGCCCTGTACAACCTATTCTTCTCAATCACTTCTACACGGTAAGCTCCTGCTTCATAAAGGATTTGGTCCAACTATTTGAACATTGCATGAGTATATATCTTGCTAGCATGTTGCTCAATATATGTATTAAGCCTCTGCACGACGCCACCCTGTGGAAATATAAGACCATTTATTTTAAATAGCATCCTTGCAGAAAGGTGTAGTTTCATGTTGAGGGACAACGAATTGAATCCTATATGTTACGAGAAATCTAACTTCTTACAATCATGGTTCGTTTCTCTTGGTAGGTCTCGTCTGCATTCCGGTTAAAATGCAACCACATGTATTGCTTCACAAACATATGCATGGGACATGCATGTGTTATATATGTCTTCGGCATACTCTTGCCAGTCTCCACTTCTTTCTGTCCTTGTCATCTTGGCacaaaacactctcttgatatatgGCTTGGCCCATTTCTTCCTACTTTCGTAAAGTTGTGTCATGTACGGATGTGATCTTAAGTTGTACTCTCTCAAACTCATCTATTGGGAGCATGTAGTTGACAACCTTATGGAACTCTGCCAGGAACTTATTCAATTTTGTGTattggtgtgatacgtctccaacgtatctataatttttgatggttccatgctattatcttgtcaacctttggatgttttgtatgccttatatatcttttttgggacaaacttattaactcagtgccaagtgccagttcctgtttttctgtgtttttaacccttttcagaggaggattttaaatggtgcccaaacggaataaaacttccaaaaagatttttttcggagcagaagatacgcacctgacttgagaaccaaggcacgggccagcaggggaccccacaagccccctaggcgcggccagggggcgcgcctagcaggcttgtgggccccatgtggcacgtctgccctacctcttccgcctataaattcagaaaaattccaaaactcacggggagatccacgaaaatacttttccgccgccgcaagcttctgtctccgcaagatcccatctggggcacgttctggtgccctgtcggaggggggattcagatacgaagggcttattcatcacaaccatgacctctccgatgatgcgtgagtagttcaccatagactttcgggtcaatagctagtagctagatggcttcttctctctcttggctcttcaatacaaagttctccatgatcttcatggagatctatccgatgtaatcttcctttgcggtgtgtttgtcaggatacgatgaattgtggatttatgatcagattatctatgaatcttatttgagtttcttctgatctcccttattcatgatttcatatccttgtaattctcttcgagttgtgggttttgtttggacaacttgatctatgattcttgcaatgggagaagtgcttggttttgggttcataccgtgcggtgacctcacccagtgacagaaggggtagcgaggcacgcatcgtgttgttgccatcaagggtaaaaagatggggttttcatcattggtttgagtttacccctctacatcatatcatcttgcttaaggcgttactctgttcgtcatgaactcaatgcactagatgcatgctggatagcggtcgatgtgtggagtaatagtagtagatgcagaaagtatcggtctacttgtctcggacgtgatgcctatatgtatgatcattgccttagatatcgtcatgactttgcgcggttctatcaattgctcgacagtaatttgttcatccactgtattatttgctattttgagagaagcctctagtgaacactatggcccccgggtcttcttcacaccgtattttcagccttacaattttacttcgttgcactttccgccttcagatctcactttgcaatcaatcttgaagggattgacaacccctttatagcgttgggtgcaagctcttttgtgtttgcacaggtactctggacttggcgcgattctcctactggattgataccttggttctcaaactgagggaaatacttattgctcctgtgctgcaccaccctttcctcttcaagggaaaaaccgacgccagctcaagaggcaacagaaggatttctgtcgccgtagcagaagaatttctggcgccgttgccggggaggatcaagtcaagaactcatccaagtaggtgtcgcaaactcatctcttgcatttactttttttgcctctcgttttcttctcccccacttctgaaaaacaaaaatttacaaaaatatttg
This window encodes:
- the LOC123430806 gene encoding germin-like protein 4-1, whose protein sequence is MEASRALAALLAVVVLVVCSPAPRVLASDPSQLQDFCVADIMNPVIVNGFVCKNMKMVTANDFFLPGLNKPGMLNAQGSAVTPVTVRQLRGLNTLGISMARIDFGPNGGQNPPHTHPRGSEILTVIMGQLLVGFVTSNQPDGKNLLFTKQLVEGDVFVFPQGLIHFQVNNGKVPAVAIAALSSQDAGVITIANAVFGSTPPISDLILAKAFMTEKDTVDWIQAKFAPAMSGNSSMGGGGYDMPPGGEGEGGNSTGGGGGYYPGMRKRKP